From Eptesicus fuscus isolate TK198812 chromosome 13, DD_ASM_mEF_20220401, whole genome shotgun sequence, the proteins below share one genomic window:
- the CEP126 gene encoding centrosomal protein of 126 kDa isoform X1, with protein MLTGRPGARSALASLGAESSDARDGGPLDPRLGDGRRRPGAYLDMKIHLEKNLEEERQILLQQQKIFRNRARKYFVESNRRKKYFEEKQKEQEEREHEIREQILQQRKQKFEEVTEKFQRAHIPLPQRRRAVFQKPVPPLEEALKQIQESNLKSKVNFPSSHRPTINLRAIGNALPSSLSKNDQKHLLSKINCDKEVKENSRTHLATNKDAFQLKLMETQKLLEDQHLRSLQKFCDEVNEITNSETLSSIDSLEAGEHEQIYLTLINKESPTSVQQNSVFLKSANLQSANLDCFDKDKLSFSKTQHINNWLKNLDDPNTQTDIPFSDILSKPNVQPSGECFNSKEQNPSALCRAMEGTTNANNLLEFICSSPIFMPNKKNKKTSETSTMRAADSCSGAFKRERPSVTESPTFKCSKAWDTPDSLTQEMATISDQVKYSELTQENRTTSVPTSFVPVATSLILPSNTQSTEPLPKNIIHMKEIDPVQCSDNLGELKDDKKIKYFNSKKEELPLFSDNFPAAYIPHNSDSKDKKQKITETPTLLSNVISNYDLVGQQKKRKYNIDGRSSVRFLKSILKKESKYEHDSFKALVINQGFKLRNQKAEAIRDSIELTKEKGENAEIPKTIKKLRWVDETEYNHSLKNGLEISQQRSQSFHTQTNNGVSNNIISVPACAVNSANRKKPKDDSISENLAASGGSRTNHVSLNCFIPSAFNIAKQAWPASEKEESKSPIHNSDSKTQKANIQRGREKVIRTKSAQVQSGFLYTNRKGTVIRAQSANKANTFLQAQDKLLVPHPPKTPPNIRSDKNIQVFQCQSQMPENSQNIITNNYFTSKHVLPAEHKVNQWNKVCSLPLSHVCSNSVPVMPSLPYCSECQTSAKTNHSNGTQIIAQQDGTLYCTQRCPVYEESHHSVAFRPTKEESVPSWKRRHNSLGQNEKAADSTIMRRKRIVENKQRNLLEQRKQNLGSVGQKCSEQMNNFGQRVKISSSEPKEATRDTSNIEEVSDSTSEFLMAENLVKSSVAEDDILSVMSNKQLQKPNLALNKTQQLDICALSAEEQKILQSLNRLNERLFYVQATICKNPSIKNTLQIMPFLNIQPRTSLSPNIGSRLHRKY; from the exons ATATTttgaagagaaacaaaaagaacaagaagaaagagaacacGAAATTAGAGAACAAATACttcaacaaagaaaacagaagtttGAAGAAGTTACTGAAAAATTCCAGCGGGCCCATATCCCTCTTCCACAGCGGAGGAGAGCAG tTTTTCAAAAACCAGTGCCTCCATTAGAAGAGGCCCTCAAACAAATTCAAGAATCCAACTTAAAATCAAAAGTAAACTTTCCCTCTTCCCACAGACCAACAATAAACTTGAG AGCTATAGGTAATGCCTTGCCTTCATCACTATCAAAAAATGATCAGAAACATCTCTTATCCAAAATTAATTGTGATAAAGAAGTGAAGGAAAACAGCAGGACACACTTGGCTACTAACAAAGATGCATTCCAGCTTAAACTAATGGAAACTCAGAAACTCCTAGAAGATCAACATCTAAGGAGTTTGCAA aaattttGTGATGAAGTTAATGAGATAACAAATTCTGAAACCCTCTCAAGTATAGATAGTCTTGAGGCTGGAGAACATGAACAAATCTATTTAACGCTTATTAATAAGGAGTCTCCCACGTCAGTTCAGCAGAATTCTGTTTTCCTCAAATCAGCAAATCTACAGTCAGCTAACCTAGATTGCTTTGATAAAGATAAACTGTCATTCTCTAAAACTCAACATATAAATAATTGGCTAAAAAATTTAGATGATCCAAATACTCAAACTGACATACCTTTCTCAGATATTTTAAGTAAACCTAATGTTCAACCTTCAGGTGAATGTTTTAATAGTAAAGAACAAAATCCATCTGCTCTATGTAGAGCTATGGAAGGAACCACAAATGCTAATAATTTATTAGAGTTTATATGTAGTTCGCCCATATTTATGcccaataaaaaaaacaaaaagacctcTGAAACCAGCACTATGAGGGCAGCTGACTCCTGTTCTGGGGCATTCAAAAGAGAGAGACCATCAGTTACTGAGAGCCCAACATTTAAATGCAGCAAAGCCTGGGACACTCCAGATTCTCTAACTCAAGAAATGGCTACAATTTCAGACCAAGTGAAATATTCTGAATTAACTCAAGAAAATAGAACTACTTCAGTTCCTACTTCATTTGTACCTGTGGCAACATCTTTAATTTTGCCATCTAATACACAATCAACTGAACCTTTACCAAAGAACATTATACATATGAAGGAAATTGACCCAGTGCAGTGTTCTGATAATTTAGGAGAATTGAAAGatgataaaaagataaaatattttaattctaaaaaggAAGAGTTGCCTTTGTTTTCAGACAATTTTCCAGCTGCCTACATACCTCACAACTCTGattcaaaagataaaaaacagaaaataactgaAACACCAACATTATTGTCTAATGTAATTTCTAATTATGACTTAGTTGgtcagcaaaagaaaagaaaatacaatattgATGGAAGAAGCAGTGTGAGgtttcttaaaagtattttaaaaaaagaatctaaatatGAACATGATTCTTTTAAGGCACTAGTTATAAATCAAGGCTTTAAGTTAAGAAATCAAAAAGCAGAAGCTATCAGAGATAGTATcgaattaacaaaagaaaaaggggaaaatgcAGAAATTCCAAAGACTATTAAAAAACTCAGATGGGTTGATGAAACTGAATACAATCATTCACTGAAGAATGGACTAGAAATATCTCAACAGCGGTCTCAATCATTCCACACTCAAACTAATAATGGTGTTTCCAACAACATAATTAGTGTTCCTGCTTGTGCTGTAAATTCTGCTAATAGAAAAAAGCCCAAGGATGATTCTATCTCTGAAAATCTGGCTGCTTCAGGAGGATCTAGAACAAACCATGTGTCTTTGAACTGTTTTATACCTTCAGCTTTTAATATTGCTAAACAAGCCTGGCCAGCctcagaaaaagaggaaagtaaaTCTCCTATACATAATAGTGATTCTAAAACTCAGAAAGCTAATATACAAAGAGGTAGAGAAAAGGTAATTAGAACAAAATCTGCTCAAGTCCAATCAGGATTTCTATATACAAACAGAAAAGGCACTGTTATTCGAGCACAGTCTGCAAACAAAGCTAACACATTTTTACAAGCTCAGGATAAATTACTTGTACCTCATCCTCCTAAAACTCCACCAAATATTAGGAGTGATAAAAATATACAAGTATTTCAGTGTCAATCACAAATGCCTGAAAATTCTCAAAACATTATTACAAATAACTATTTTACTTCGAAACATGTGCTTCCAGCAGAACACAAGGTGAATCAGTGGAATAAAGTATGTAGTCTTCCACTCTCACATGTTTGTTCCAACTCGGTCCCTGTGATGCCATCTCTACCATATTGTTCTGAGTGCCAAACTTCAGCAAAAACAAATCATTCAAATGGCACTCAAATCATTGCCCAGCAGGATGGAACATTATATTGCACACAAAGATGTCCTGTTTATGAAGAAAGTCATCACTCAGTGGCTTTTAGACCTACTAAAGAAGAATCTGTTCCCTCGTGGAAAAGACGGCATAATAGTCTGGGTCAAAATGAAAAGGCTGCTG ATTCTACTATTATGAGAAGAAAACGAATTgttgaaaataaacaaagaaatcttTTAGAGCAGAGAAAACAAAACCTTGGATCTGTAGGACAGAAGTGCAGTGAGCAAATGAAT aaTTTTGGACAAAGGGTCAAAATAAGTTCAAGTGAGCCAAAAGAAGCTACAAGGGATACTTCTAATATTGAAGAAG TTTCAGACAGTACTTCTGAGTTTTTGATGGCTGAAAACCTAGTGAAATCTTCAGTGGCTGAGGATGACATTCTGTCTGTCATGAGTAACAAGCAGCTACAGAAACCAAATCTGGCTTTAAATAAGACCCAGCAATTGGACATCTGTGCACTATCAGCTGAAGAGCAGAAGATCCTGCAGTCCCTTAATCGTCTCAATGAAAGGTTATTCT aTGTACAAGCAACCATTTGCAAAAATCCATCCATTAAAAATACCTTACAAATAATGCCATTTCTG
- the CEP126 gene encoding centrosomal protein of 126 kDa isoform X2, giving the protein MLTGRPGARSALASLGAESSDARDGGPLDPRLGDGRRRPGAYLDMKIHLEKNLEEERQILLQQQKIFRNRARKYFVESNRRKKYFEEKQKEQEEREHEIREQILQQRKQKFEEVTEKFQRAHIPLPQRRRAVFQKPVPPLEEALKQIQESNLKSKVNFPSSHRPTINLRAIGNALPSSLSKNDQKHLLSKINCDKEVKENSRTHLATNKDAFQLKLMETQKLLEDQHLRSLQKFCDEVNEITNSETLSSIDSLEAGEHEQIYLTLINKESPTSVQQNSVFLKSANLQSANLDCFDKDKLSFSKTQHINNWLKNLDDPNTQTDIPFSDILSKPNVQPSGECFNSKEQNPSALCRAMEGTTNANNLLEFICSSPIFMPNKKNKKTSETSTMRAADSCSGAFKRERPSVTESPTFKCSKAWDTPDSLTQEMATISDQVKYSELTQENRTTSVPTSFVPVATSLILPSNTQSTEPLPKNIIHMKEIDPVQCSDNLGELKDDKKIKYFNSKKEELPLFSDNFPAAYIPHNSDSKDKKQKITETPTLLSNVISNYDLVGQQKKRKYNIDGRSSVRFLKSILKKESKYEHDSFKALVINQGFKLRNQKAEAIRDSIELTKEKGENAEIPKTIKKLRWVDETEYNHSLKNGLEISQQRSQSFHTQTNNGVSNNIISVPACAVNSANRKKPKDDSISENLAASGGSRTNHVSLNCFIPSAFNIAKQAWPASEKEESKSPIHNSDSKTQKANIQRGREKVIRTKSAQVQSGFLYTNRKGTVIRAQSANKANTFLQAQDKLLVPHPPKTPPNIRSDKNIQVFQCQSQMPENSQNIITNNYFTSKHVLPAEHKVNQWNKVCSLPLSHVCSNSVPVMPSLPYCSECQTSAKTNHSNGTQIIAQQDGTLYCTQRCPVYEESHHSVAFRPTKEESVPSWKRRHNSLGQNEKAAEFWTKGQNKFK; this is encoded by the exons ATATTttgaagagaaacaaaaagaacaagaagaaagagaacacGAAATTAGAGAACAAATACttcaacaaagaaaacagaagtttGAAGAAGTTACTGAAAAATTCCAGCGGGCCCATATCCCTCTTCCACAGCGGAGGAGAGCAG tTTTTCAAAAACCAGTGCCTCCATTAGAAGAGGCCCTCAAACAAATTCAAGAATCCAACTTAAAATCAAAAGTAAACTTTCCCTCTTCCCACAGACCAACAATAAACTTGAG AGCTATAGGTAATGCCTTGCCTTCATCACTATCAAAAAATGATCAGAAACATCTCTTATCCAAAATTAATTGTGATAAAGAAGTGAAGGAAAACAGCAGGACACACTTGGCTACTAACAAAGATGCATTCCAGCTTAAACTAATGGAAACTCAGAAACTCCTAGAAGATCAACATCTAAGGAGTTTGCAA aaattttGTGATGAAGTTAATGAGATAACAAATTCTGAAACCCTCTCAAGTATAGATAGTCTTGAGGCTGGAGAACATGAACAAATCTATTTAACGCTTATTAATAAGGAGTCTCCCACGTCAGTTCAGCAGAATTCTGTTTTCCTCAAATCAGCAAATCTACAGTCAGCTAACCTAGATTGCTTTGATAAAGATAAACTGTCATTCTCTAAAACTCAACATATAAATAATTGGCTAAAAAATTTAGATGATCCAAATACTCAAACTGACATACCTTTCTCAGATATTTTAAGTAAACCTAATGTTCAACCTTCAGGTGAATGTTTTAATAGTAAAGAACAAAATCCATCTGCTCTATGTAGAGCTATGGAAGGAACCACAAATGCTAATAATTTATTAGAGTTTATATGTAGTTCGCCCATATTTATGcccaataaaaaaaacaaaaagacctcTGAAACCAGCACTATGAGGGCAGCTGACTCCTGTTCTGGGGCATTCAAAAGAGAGAGACCATCAGTTACTGAGAGCCCAACATTTAAATGCAGCAAAGCCTGGGACACTCCAGATTCTCTAACTCAAGAAATGGCTACAATTTCAGACCAAGTGAAATATTCTGAATTAACTCAAGAAAATAGAACTACTTCAGTTCCTACTTCATTTGTACCTGTGGCAACATCTTTAATTTTGCCATCTAATACACAATCAACTGAACCTTTACCAAAGAACATTATACATATGAAGGAAATTGACCCAGTGCAGTGTTCTGATAATTTAGGAGAATTGAAAGatgataaaaagataaaatattttaattctaaaaaggAAGAGTTGCCTTTGTTTTCAGACAATTTTCCAGCTGCCTACATACCTCACAACTCTGattcaaaagataaaaaacagaaaataactgaAACACCAACATTATTGTCTAATGTAATTTCTAATTATGACTTAGTTGgtcagcaaaagaaaagaaaatacaatattgATGGAAGAAGCAGTGTGAGgtttcttaaaagtattttaaaaaaagaatctaaatatGAACATGATTCTTTTAAGGCACTAGTTATAAATCAAGGCTTTAAGTTAAGAAATCAAAAAGCAGAAGCTATCAGAGATAGTATcgaattaacaaaagaaaaaggggaaaatgcAGAAATTCCAAAGACTATTAAAAAACTCAGATGGGTTGATGAAACTGAATACAATCATTCACTGAAGAATGGACTAGAAATATCTCAACAGCGGTCTCAATCATTCCACACTCAAACTAATAATGGTGTTTCCAACAACATAATTAGTGTTCCTGCTTGTGCTGTAAATTCTGCTAATAGAAAAAAGCCCAAGGATGATTCTATCTCTGAAAATCTGGCTGCTTCAGGAGGATCTAGAACAAACCATGTGTCTTTGAACTGTTTTATACCTTCAGCTTTTAATATTGCTAAACAAGCCTGGCCAGCctcagaaaaagaggaaagtaaaTCTCCTATACATAATAGTGATTCTAAAACTCAGAAAGCTAATATACAAAGAGGTAGAGAAAAGGTAATTAGAACAAAATCTGCTCAAGTCCAATCAGGATTTCTATATACAAACAGAAAAGGCACTGTTATTCGAGCACAGTCTGCAAACAAAGCTAACACATTTTTACAAGCTCAGGATAAATTACTTGTACCTCATCCTCCTAAAACTCCACCAAATATTAGGAGTGATAAAAATATACAAGTATTTCAGTGTCAATCACAAATGCCTGAAAATTCTCAAAACATTATTACAAATAACTATTTTACTTCGAAACATGTGCTTCCAGCAGAACACAAGGTGAATCAGTGGAATAAAGTATGTAGTCTTCCACTCTCACATGTTTGTTCCAACTCGGTCCCTGTGATGCCATCTCTACCATATTGTTCTGAGTGCCAAACTTCAGCAAAAACAAATCATTCAAATGGCACTCAAATCATTGCCCAGCAGGATGGAACATTATATTGCACACAAAGATGTCCTGTTTATGAAGAAAGTCATCACTCAGTGGCTTTTAGACCTACTAAAGAAGAATCTGTTCCCTCGTGGAAAAGACGGCATAATAGTCTGGGTCAAAATGAAAAGGCTGCTG aaTTTTGGACAAAGGGTCAAAATAAGTTCAAGTGA